In Chryseobacterium gotjawalense, the following are encoded in one genomic region:
- a CDS encoding SH3 domain-containing protein: MSALQDKYASVISAANSAGVSNLQVTEKEGILYISGNTTTTAAKDAVWNALGAIDSTYSASDINVDVQVAGLAAGASLTVATESTSLNMRQQPSTDAAVVGKAEKGSTVTLIEQSSDDWWKVRNSDGEEGYAYARYLQA, from the coding sequence ATGAGTGCTTTACAAGATAAATACGCAAGTGTAATTTCTGCGGCAAATTCAGCCGGAGTGTCCAATTTACAAGTTACTGAAAAAGAAGGAATTCTTTATATTTCAGGTAATACCACTACTACGGCAGCGAAAGATGCAGTATGGAACGCTCTCGGAGCTATCGATTCTACGTATTCCGCTTCTGACATCAATGTAGATGTGCAGGTTGCGGGCTTGGCAGCTGGCGCTTCTCTGACGGTAGCTACGGAGTCTACAAGCCTTAATATGAGACAACAACCTTCTACAGATGCCGCCGTGGTTGGTAAAGCTGAAAAAGGCTCCACTGTAACTTTGATAGAACAAAGTTCAGATGATTGGTGGAAAGTAAGAAATTCTGATGGTGAAGAAGGATATGCTTATGCAAGATATTTGCAGGCGTAG
- a CDS encoding BON domain-containing protein, producing MKKTIAMAALAVAVSFGSIACKKKVSDAELQTQATTIVTSNQNASVEVKDGQAHLSGTFTDQAARDEMIASLKAIPGIKDVHDMSTIQAPVVVETVSVIDPVVQQKVADAVKDFPSVKVEVVNGELTLTGNVSSEQAKKIKMSVDALKVGKVNYNYTVK from the coding sequence ATGAAAAAAACAATCGCAATGGCTGCCTTGGCAGTCGCAGTATCTTTCGGGTCAATCGCCTGTAAAAAGAAAGTTTCAGATGCAGAACTGCAAACCCAGGCAACAACAATAGTAACTTCTAATCAGAATGCTTCAGTTGAAGTTAAAGATGGCCAGGCTCATCTGAGCGGAACATTCACGGATCAAGCTGCGAGAGACGAAATGATTGCTTCTTTAAAAGCAATCCCAGGGATTAAAGATGTTCATGATATGTCAACAATACAAGCTCCTGTCGTGGTAGAGACCGTTTCAGTTATCGATCCCGTAGTTCAGCAAAAAGTTGCTGATGCTGTGAAAGATTTCCCTTCTGTGAAAGTGGAGGTTGTAAACGGTGAATTAACTTTAACCGGCAACGTTTCTTCGGAGCAGGCAAAAAAAATCAAAATGTCTGTAGATGCTTTAAAAGTTGGGAAAGTTAACTATAATTATACTGTAAAATAA